The DNA window CCTATCACGCTTATTCACTGCATCGGATTCTCCTGCGCCGCAGCGCAGTGGTCATCGCGGGCATTTTGGCCCTGCCGGTGATGCTGTTCCGCAGCGATCGCGGGCGTTTTTACAGCTACCTGCACCGCGTCTGGTCAAAAACCAGCGACAAGCCGGTCTGGCTGCAGCAGGCGGAATTGGCGTCCTGCGATTTCTACTGAGTCACTGCCGATTCACGAAAAACCCTCGCCCTGCGGCGGGGGTTTTTTTATGCCTCTGGCCGCCCCTACCCAACGTAAGGTCGTATTCGGCAAGCCGTTCTTCTACACTTTCCTCATCGGCCAACAACACGGGAGAGCGGTATGAGCGACAAGATCCCTATCGGTATCAGCGCCTGTTTACTGGGCGAGACGGTGCGTTTCGACGGCGGCCACAAGCGGCTGGCCTTTGCGGTGGAACAGTTGGCGCCCTATGTGCGCTTTGAGCCCGTTTGCCCGGAAATGGCGATCGGCCTGCCGACGCCGCGCCCGGCGCTGCGCCTGGTGAAGCAGGCTCAGCCCTGGCCGGCGATGCGTTACAGCAATGACGCGAGCGTGGATCTGACCGAGGAGATGCGCCGCTTCTCCGCACAGCGCGTGGCGGCGCTGCAGCATCTGTGCGGCTATATCGTCTGCGCCAAGTCGCCGAGCTGCGGCCTGGAGCGAGTGCGGGTCTACAG is part of the Serratia surfactantfaciens genome and encodes:
- a CDS encoding YbfA family protein — translated: MSTTYHAYSLHRILLRRSAVVIAGILALPVMLFRSDRGRFYSYLHRVWSKTSDKPVWLQQAELASCDFY